One Candidatus Eisenbacteria bacterium genomic region harbors:
- the crcB gene encoding fluoride efflux transporter CrcB translates to MLRALLIGGFGFIGTLSRYYLQGFTQRLTHGTFPYGTLAVNVLGSLTVGFVAALTLERVAMNPAWRSAILIGFCGGFTTFSALAYETFELVRTGDPWRGALNLAAHLVLGLAAVWAGYAAAMKL, encoded by the coding sequence ATGCTTCGCGCGCTACTGATCGGCGGGTTTGGATTCATTGGGACCTTGTCTCGCTACTATCTCCAGGGTTTCACCCAGCGACTGACCCACGGGACGTTCCCATACGGAACGCTCGCGGTCAATGTGCTGGGGTCGCTCACGGTCGGCTTCGTGGCGGCACTGACGTTGGAGCGCGTGGCGATGAACCCGGCCTGGCGGAGCGCGATCCTGATCGGATTCTGCGGCGGCTTCACGACCTTCTCCGCGCTCGCTTACGAGACGTTCGAGCTTGTCCGCACCGGCGACCCGTGGCGCGGGGCCCTCAATCTGGCCGCGCACCTCGTGCTCGGCCTCGCCGCGGTCTGGGCCGGATACGCGGCCGCGATGAAACTCTAG